Within the Pan troglodytes isolate AG18354 chromosome 2, NHGRI_mPanTro3-v2.0_pri, whole genome shotgun sequence genome, the region AGGCCCAGGAAGTTCTATCTGCAACAGAATGGCTTAGAGCTCAAAAGGTTCTGTGTGCAAAAGGGTCTGAGATGAGGCCTGGGCTGAATTCCAAGAGGCTCAGCATTCTTATGGGAGGCCAAGATCCTCTTTCCTCTAGACTGTTAGGTCTATATGTTCTGGTAGCTGCAGGCTGTTCTTTAGAAAACAGACCCCTTAGACCAAATGCTTGCTTCCTACAAACCCAGCACCACTGTCTATGTGACTCCCTTCAGACATACCCTCCCAAGAGCTTCAGCTTTTCCTGCAGCAGGGTCTCACCCTACCTACCTGGATTGGTTGTGTCCTCTTTATAACCTGGAGGAGAAAAGAGGGACAGAGATGAAGCAAGCATTCACGACAGGATGACAGCAAAGAGgtgcatttttaaattagttcattcattcattcaccaaataggTCCTAATCTCCCACTCTGTTCCCAGCCTGGAGCCAGAGGCCGGGGAGACAGAGGTGTGTCAAATAGAGCCTACTCTCAAGGAATACAGTGTCCAGCAGGGTGGACAGAGGTAAATACACAACCACCTGCGTGAGATCAGTGCAGGGACAGGGCGGCAGGCTTCAGGGGAGCCCAGAAGAAGTGGTGGACAGAAAAGACCACTTCAGTGGGAGGAAGGCTTACTGTGCCAGGTGTTAAAGATGAGAAggtaaacagaaatgaaaagtgaTCATCACATTCCTTGCAGGAGAAACATCGTCGTGTATGCCAGACTGCAGAGGATGAAGGGCAAGACCTGTGATGGCAAGAGATGAGCCAGGGGAGGAAAGTCAGGCATCAGTCATGAAGGCCTCGAAAGCCTGGCCAAGAAGCCAGGGTGAGACCCTCTGGGAAAAGGGAGATCAACAGAGGTATGACTGAGCCAGGCTTGCACAGGCAGCCCAGATATTAGACAGGAAGATGACAAGACTGAGGCACTGAGATCCCACCAGAGGCTCTGCAGAACCAAGGCAAGAAATGAGGAGGTCTGAATGAGGAAGTGGCTGTGAGAACAGACACGGTGAGCTGTGTGGGGGACTTAGGCACATGGGTGGGTCTAGGATCACACCGCACTTTCTGATTTTGGAGAAAAGTGGCTGCCATCCACTTAGTTAGGAAACAATGAGAGAAGTCAGTTGGCAAGAAGAAGAAGACCTCAGCATTGACCCCAAGGGGTTGAGATGTTCCGAGGTCTTTCAGGTAGAGATGTCCAGGAGGCAGCTGCACATCCAGACATGTTTTATGAGGCACCATCACATAAATGGCAGCTCAAGTGAGTTCACCCAGGGAGCAGTTAAGAGGGGAGGAGCAGGAAAAAGAGAGCAGCTTAGGGGACACCAACACGTCTGGGATGAACAGAGCACGGTGGCATgggacagacacagaggagagggGGAGTTACCCTTGAGGTAGAGGAGAATCAGGAGACCacagaaaatgaaagaggaggGGGTGGTACAAAGGTCAGGGATGATCAGGGTGGAGAGAGCCCAGGAAGGAACTAAGGGTTAAGTGGAGAGCGAGGAGGCACTGGCAGGAAGCATGGAGTGAAGACATTTGGGAGGTCTCGCAGTGAAGGGGCAAGAGATGGGGGAGAAAAATCAGCAAAGCAAAAACAAGAGAATACCTATGAGAGAGGATGGTGGGGGGCGTGTCGCACAGGGAGAGCCCACACAGCAGGGCACAGGTGAGCCGCTGGCCCTGCACCAGAAGCAGGCCTCTCTGACTCCTAAAGAAGTAGGTGAGGGTGGTGTTGAGCAGTCCAGTTTGGAGGGGCCCCTGTGGGTTTGGGGATTGGGTTCAGGAAGACAGCACCCAAAGCCTGTGTTTTCTGAGGGAATGATGGGCTGCTAGGGAGGCAAGCTGGGTTGGAATCGAGGATCTGGGAAGAaggtgaattttagaatattccTGTAGTGGATGGGGACCAAGAATTTTCCTGGGCCAAAGAGCATGTCCAAGTGGGGTCTCCAGTGGGGCTCAGCTCCATGAGAAGATCAGAGCGGGGGGTGGAGGGGGAGCCTATGAGAGGCCTGAGGGCGGCTCGGGTGGTAGGGACATTAGCCACGGTGTCCAGACTGGCAGCGAAGGAAGAGACTGCCAGtggaggagagaaggcaggggtTCCCGCACCGCTGATTCAGGGCGCTGTAGGACAGGTGTGCCCTGACGGAGGAGGCCAGAGAGGACAGGAGTTTAAGATCCTGGAATCGCCCTGGCGAGGTCCTGGGCGCGAGTAGTAGAGGAGAGCTGACCGCGGGGTGCGTGGGCCGCAAAAATCCCCGACCCAGGAGTAGGCAGCCACACCCCCGGGCCAGTCCCCCGCCTCCAAGGCCAGGCACGGAGCCGGAGGCGGAGCAGGGCTGGGGCCGGGGAGAGGGAAGGTAGAGCTGCGGAGGAGCGCCCACCTCACCCGAGCTCAGCGGCAGCAGAAAAAGCAGCGGCAGCAGGACGCGGCGGCTCAGGACCGAGGGCCTGGAGGTTCCGGGCCCCACGCCCGGCCATGAGGCTGGGGGGTCGAGGCCATGAGGCTGGGGGGTCGAGGCTCGACCGTGAGACGGCCATGAGGCTGGGGAGGTGCCACCTGGCGGCTGCGGAGACGGTTCCCGAGAGCCCGGCACGTGCCTGGCGTCTGCACACGTGACCGCACTGTAGCACGTGATGGCGCCGGGAACTCCCGACAGCTCCCCGCAAAACTGGCGCATTTCCCTCACCTCTACCTCCTGCCTGTTCTTGAGGACGACCTGGGAGTCCTGAGTCTGTGATTGCTCCCAGGGTGGCGGGCCCCATGAAAGCACCCCCAAGGGTTTTAAGTTGGTGACAATGCCCAGAGAACCTGGCTGATGAAGGTGCACCGCATCCCTGGACTACTAATGGCATCCTGTTGCCCAGCCTCTGACTACACCCTTGGTTCCCTGGTCCCAGCGCACTGGAGAGTTTCACAATTACTCTTGGTTTGAGAAtctggaaagatggagaaagcacaaaaaaaggaaaagaactgtAAGGCTATGGAATCAGAGAAGATGTCTTTGAAAAAGTGATATTTGAGCTGGATCTAAGACTACTGTAAAACAAGGACTCTTGGGGGAGACCAGAGAAAGGTAAGACATGTGTCCTCTTCCACAGACAACCAGTAAGATCGTGGCAGCTAAAAGGAATGGTGGCTTGTGCCAGGCCTTGGGCTTCCACAGGGATTTTTTGCAGAAGGATGCGGTCTTTGGATCTGCTAGGCATGGCAGAGATTGGGAAGTGATCAGCTGGACTTGGAGCCACATTCCCTCCCCAGCCTGGCACCTAAGTGGGTCCACATGAATAGAGGTGATGTGTGCCACTTCCATGCCAAGGCAGTCAACAGGAGGTTGCCTTTTCTATTCTTGTTAATGCAGAGCATTGCTTCTCAAAGTGAGGTCTCCAGACCAGCAATATTAGCATGAGCCAGGAACTGAGAAATGTACATTCTTTAGGTCTTTCAGGTAAATGTACATTCTTGTTAGAAATGTACATTCTTTTAAGGTCTTTCTACCTGAAAGACAGAGAATGTAGGCCCCGTCCCAGACCTACAGGATTGAAAACTCCAGGGGTGGAACCAGGAACCAGTAatctgtaattttgttttaagagatgaCGTTTCCTccagtcccccaggctggagggcagtggcatgatcatatatctctgcagcctcaaactcctgggctcaagacttcttcctgctcagcctccagagtagctgggactacaggcacaggccaccatgcccagctaattttttttaagagacatgctacatgctcctggcctcaagagatcctcctgcctcagtctcccaagtagctgggattatagggataaGCCACTGTGCAGGCCAGTAATCTGTATTTCACAAGCCTTAGGGGATTCTGATGCAGGTAAAGCATTAACTACAGGACTGAGAGCAAGCCACGAGATGGAGAAAGCTACCTGCTGACCAAGAACGCTGTAATGGGATGTTCTAGgggaaaaaagttaaatttgttttattaatctaTGAATAAATCAGTGGTTTCTTAAAGCAGGTAGTGCTATATTCATTAAGAGACTGGGTTTGATGTAAGCTCTCAGTCTCTTGGCCTCAGCCTTCCTCAGGCAACAGAAGGGACTGATACAGACTGTCCACTGAAGCCCACCCATACCTGGGGGTTAAACATTCAACCCTAGAAGGGCAAAGGGCAAGAGGCTGGGAGGGGGTTGATCAGTAGCTAGACAGAGAGACTCCAGGACACCAGACTTTGTAATGAGGGGAGAGAACCTATGTATATACTACAATGAATCTCTCTTGCCCTTCTCCCGGTGGGAACGCCTATCTTTGGTAACCAAGTGGGAGGGAGCAGCAAGGAGAAGCAGTAGATGAGGAGGAATATTTCTCACACCCGAACTTCACTCCTGGGCCTACTTCCAGTGTCTCTTGATCCCCTATCCCTAACTGTAGAGACTGTTAAGCTCAACTACAGAGCTCCCTGCAGAGATGCTGACGGCTATAACAGGCATACAGGGAACAAGACCCATTGGCTCAAATCATCCCTAGAGCTCATGTCTGAGGAAGCAGGGCCTCACCTGTCCTTCTACATTTTAATAAGAACCATAAATAGCTTCCTTAGTTAAATGGGAAGCCAGTTCTCTATAGAGTATGTTATATTCAACCAAACTCCCCAGTGAGCAGAGCTTCAGAAACAGGAGACTCTCCAAACATTTAATCAGTTGATTTATGAAAACTCCACACTTCATAACTGCCTCAACACAACTTGTGGTGTCCCTGAAAGTGGCCACTAGGGCACTGAGGAAGGGGGTGCCAAGAATGGGTTGCTCCAAAAGAACTAGTGTGGCAGAGGCTGTCCACTCACAGATGGATCCACACTGGGCTGCAGGGGAACTTCTCCCAGCCCCAGACAACTGAGCCAGAGTGGAAGTCCCAGGCCTCACACGTCTGCAGGGACCTGGTAACGCCTCCTTCACTCTCTGTGAGCAATCACCCAGCTGGCTGGTTTCACAAAGTCTCAGGTGAGAGCCCTGAAACCAGAACCAGGTCTAACGCTTGCTTCACCGTTGATGATGTCTCTTCTTTGATAGATGTTCCTCCAGATATTGACGAGTCACCGTGGCCCACCTGGCAGAGCAGCTGGCCCTCTAGACGAGAGCACCAGGCAGGGGCACTTTCCAGGCCCCAGTCTCCCTGCCATGCTCTATTGTACGGATCTCCAGAGGGCCTGTGGATTCCAACTGGGATTTGTGGAAAGGGCATTGAGAAGGAGTGGGAAGTTGGTCAGAGGAGACACCTAAGTGTGAGACTCAGAAACAGCAGAAGAGTGGAATGGGGTCTGATCACGAGGTCACCAGGATGCCCAGGGGCATCACCAGACACAGGACTAGGATGAGGAAGTCTGCTGAATTCAAACAGGAAGCTTGTCTCAGGTGATCAATAATCCATTTCTTGTAGAAACTAACTTCTGTGTAAACTCCAGGGTATCCTTTGCGACCGCAGCCAATGCCCCAGCTCACAATCCCCACCTGGACCCATGTGCCATTTAATTCACAGACCAGGGGCCCCCCAGAATCTCCCTGGAAAAAGAAAGACAGTCACTGTAGGAAAGAAATAGGATCCACATCAGAGCAGGCTAATTGCACTGCAATGCGCTACAGAGCTAGGCACTCAGGGGGCTTCCCCAGGAACCCCTAAGACCCTCCTAGCCTTAGGTATCTGTCAATATGAGATCTGAGAATTAACAATTTCCAATAAACCAAAATCATGTACCTACTAAAAAGGCGTGTTCCAAAAAACGGAATATACCTAATGAAATTGTGCCTACTCTGAGACAATAATGAGTCAAGTGCTAACCTGAGTACACTGCCTGTCACACAGAAGGGTCTCAAAACATGGAGCATGTATTGTTGGTGGGACCTGCCTGATTCACCCCTCCTCCCACTCCAGGCTGTGTCAGTTGCTCTCTCCTGAAGGATCAGGTAGGCTGCCCAGGAGAGACTTGGTGGCTTGTCCTCACATCCTATTACCATGAATAAGGGTAAACGGAGGGGCTAGGAGATAACCCAGGCCCTACTGGCTGGGGATGAGGAAGCTTTGAGGAGACAATTGCAATGCTGAGGCAGCAAGACGCCCATGAACTGACCTGACAGGCATCCTTCCCTTGGTCATTATAGCCACAGACGGTCCCCCTCGTGACCATTTTACTCTTGGATATATTCTTGTTCTTGAGCATCTCACGACATTTCTCATGACGCATAATGTTTAGCTCAGTCTCCTGAAGAACAAGTGGCATTGGTCCTGAAACTGCAAAGACACAATTTACAAGAGAGTGGATCTTCACAAAGGGATAGAACAGGAGCCCCCAGTGCCCACTCTGAGTCCTGATTGGTGTGTTTAACACAACTGCCCAAATTAAAGGAAGTCAGGGCAGTGGACAATGTCGCCACTTGACATAGAAGGAAACTCGAGCTTAATGTTGACatggagaaaggaaaggacaagaaacaaaatcaagacagtaaaaggaaaaacagatcaGGAGAGGGAGAGGCAAGGCCTTGTCAGCCTGAAAAATGGCAACCAAGTATCTGTCACTCTGAGTATCAGCAGAAATGACAGGCTGTCCTGTGCATCAGTAAAGCATCTTCACTTTTTAGAGCAGGATCACAGACTCTTAGACAGGTAGTGCCTCTCCCTAAGGATAGGAGTCCCCACAGCCTCACTGGCAGGGTTGCTCTGGCTTGGCCTACACTGCTAGGGTGAAGAAGTTCAACCCATCAAGGCAGGTCTTTCTAGTGGGGGTTGGCTCCTATTGGCAGACAGCTCATCACCCTGAGCTGAAATTCACCCTGAAGAGAACCCACTACACTTGGCCCCCAAGCCCCAAGGTCCCAATATGACAACAGAAATTCATAACATAGTTGTTAAATTACTTCCTGGCAGCATCttctccaccctcctccctcacccACCTGCTAGAAAatggcctccctgcctctcccaatAGCTTGCAGGCCAAGCCCAGCCCACCAGACtgtcccacctcagcatcctgccTGTCTCACCACTCTCTGACACTTGGCCCCATCCAGTCACCCAGCACTCTGTCCCAGCTTCCACTTCAAAAAGCTTTTCGGGGAGGCACACAGGCTGGATATGTGAGGAATAATTCACAGAGTAGGCGAGCAGAGCAAGGGCAATGTCGCTTGTCAAAGTGGCAAAATCAAAATTGCTAGGAAAAATGATGTCTCGAACAGGGATCACCAGTGCCTCTTTGGAACCAGCATGCAAGTCAGGGTCTCCCAGCTTCACCTTGTATTCCAAATTACTGTTGAGAGAAAAGATGGCCTTCACAGAGATCCTGGGGGGACGTCTATGCTCCCCTTCCACACCTTCCAGGTGCTTCCAAGCCTGGTCCCATCTTCCTATGCCAGCCAGcagccacctccctccctcccaaccACATCCCCTCAGGACCCCTGACCACTTTAGCCAGTGGTCCCCAGATCGGCGGCGGCGGCAACACccggaaacttgttagaaatgcaaatactcaggtctcacccagactggataAAAACTATGGGGCTGTcgcccccttttacagatgaggaagaggaagctCAGGGAAGGGGACAGACTGGCTCCAGGTCCCACAGCCTGATCAGGGCCCAAGCTCTGAGCCCCAAACACTCACCTAAAGACACAGTGGGCGGCAGTGAGCACCCAGCGCCTGTCGATGAGGGAGCCTCCACAATGGTGTATGTTGCTGGTCTGCAGGCTCACCTGCCAGGGCCACTTCTTGTTTGGGGCTGGCAATCCTCCAATTATCCTTGAAACACGGTGGCCACAGGCTGGTGGGCTCAGTAAAGAGAGGGGACTGGAAGTGAAGCCACTAccttcccaccacccccaccaggCTGCCCAGGGAGGAGGCGGGTTATCTATCCTCTCTCTCAAATCATCTAGGTCAGGGTCTGACCCTCAACCTCCCTGAGCCAGGCTGCGTCCCCTTTGACCTCCCCCGCAGGCCAGGACAGATCTAGCACCAGAAACAATACCCTGAGAAAACTGCCTTCCAAGGTCGGAGATTCCGTCGGATTCCAAGGCTTCTCCCACTGTAGATGCTGAAGTAACCCAGGATCCTGGAGGCCCTGCGGTCGCTGGAGACCCTGGAGCTACAGAAGTTTCTGGAATTTTGGGGAATTTCGGGTGCACAGGAGACGTCCGGGCTTCTGGGCTTGCCGGGGTCATTCTGGAATCCTCCTCGGGTCGGTATGGCTCACCTGGTGAAGACGGGGACCCGCGGCGAACAGGAGCTGGCCTGGCGGCGCCTCCTCCGCGTCTGCCTGTTCCCACAGCGCCCCCACTGCCACCCCACACCCAACGTGGGTGCAGCCCAGCCCCGCCCTGTCCACTCCCAGCCTCACTGAGCAGGGGTTGAAGGAACTGAAGCCagatcaggaggtggaggctcagGCGTGTGCCTCCACGGCCCCTG harbors:
- the PRSS43P gene encoding serine protease 44, coding for MASQDGLRRGRGGTRLSLHLLIWLQFLQPLLSEPYRPEEDSRMTPASPEARTSPVHPKFPKIPETSVAPGSPATAGPPGSWVTSASTVGEALESDGISDLGRQFSQACGHRVSRIIGGLPAPNKKWPWQVSLQTSNIHHCGGSLIDRRWVLTAAHCVFSNLEYKVKLGDPDLHAGSKEALVIPVRDIIFPSNFDFATLTSDIALALLAYSVNYSSHIQPVCLPEKLFEVEAGTECWVTGWGQVSESVSGPMPLVLQETELNIMRHEKCREMLKNKNISKSKMVTRGTVCGYNDQGKDACQGDSGGPLVCELNGTWVQVGIVSWGIGCGRKGYPGVYTEVSFYKKWIIDHLRQASCLNSADFLILVLCLVMPLGILVTS